The following proteins come from a genomic window of Achromobacter deleyi:
- the napA gene encoding periplasmic nitrate reductase subunit alpha produces the protein MAMARREFIKQSAAAAAATVAGIPVVGYTQNIVTESEAAKLKWSKAPCRFCGTGCGVNVAVKDNQVVATHGDFNAEVNKGLNCVKGYFLSKIMYGNDRLTQPLLRMKDGKYAKDGEFAPVSWDQAFDVMAEQFKRVLKDKGPEAVGMFGSGQWTVWEGYAALKLMKAGFRSNNLDPNARHCMASAAVGFMRTFGADEPMGCYDDIENADVFVLWGSNMAEMHPILWTRVTDRRLSAPKTKVAVLSTFEHRSYELADLTLTFTPQTDLAILNYIANHIIQTKRVNREFVDKHTVFREGNTDIGYGLRPDHPLQQAAKNAGDAGGSKPMTFDEFARFVSRYDLDYTAKLTGVPKKSLQDLAELYADPKLRVTSFWTMGFNQHTRGVWANNMVYNIHLLTGKISTPGNSPFSLTGQPSACGTAREVGTFSHRLPADLVVTNPKHRAHAEDIWQLPAGTIPEKVGAHAVLQNRMLKDGKINAYWVMVNNNMQAAANLMNEGLPGYRNPDNFIVVSDAYPTVTTISADLILPAAMWVEKEGAYGNAERRTQFWHQLVDAPGQARSDLWQLMEFSKRFKVEEVWPADLLAKKPEYRDKTLFDVLFANGKVNRYPNTERDKDYANQEAEAFGFYAQKGLFEEYAEFGRGHGHDLAPFDTYHEVRGLRWPVVKGKETLWRYREGSDPYVKPGAGFEFYGNPDGRAIIYALPYEPPPESPDKEYPFWLSTGRVLEHWHSGSMTRRVPELYRAFPNAVCFMHPDDAQAMGLRRGVEVEIISRRGRMRTRLETRGRDKPPRGLVFVPWFDAGQLINKVTLDATDPISFQTDFKKCAVKIVKV, from the coding sequence ATGGCAATGGCCCGTAGGGAGTTCATCAAGCAGTCCGCCGCCGCCGCGGCCGCCACGGTGGCGGGGATTCCGGTGGTGGGCTACACGCAGAACATCGTGACCGAGTCGGAGGCCGCCAAGCTCAAGTGGTCCAAGGCGCCCTGTAGGTTCTGCGGGACCGGCTGCGGCGTGAACGTCGCGGTGAAGGACAACCAGGTGGTGGCCACGCACGGCGACTTCAATGCCGAGGTCAACAAGGGGCTGAACTGCGTCAAGGGCTATTTCCTGTCCAAGATCATGTATGGCAACGACCGGCTGACGCAGCCGCTGCTGCGCATGAAGGACGGCAAGTACGCCAAGGATGGCGAGTTCGCGCCGGTGTCGTGGGACCAGGCCTTCGACGTGATGGCCGAGCAGTTCAAGCGCGTGCTCAAGGACAAGGGGCCGGAGGCCGTCGGCATGTTCGGCTCGGGCCAGTGGACGGTGTGGGAAGGCTACGCCGCGCTCAAGCTGATGAAGGCGGGGTTCCGCTCCAACAACCTGGACCCGAACGCGCGCCACTGCATGGCGTCGGCGGCGGTGGGATTCATGCGCACCTTCGGCGCCGACGAGCCGATGGGCTGTTACGACGATATCGAAAACGCCGACGTGTTCGTGCTGTGGGGCTCGAACATGGCGGAGATGCATCCGATCCTGTGGACCCGCGTCACCGACCGGCGGCTGTCGGCGCCCAAGACCAAGGTGGCGGTGCTGTCGACCTTCGAGCACCGCTCGTACGAGCTGGCCGACCTGACGCTGACCTTCACGCCGCAGACCGACCTGGCGATCCTGAACTACATCGCCAACCACATCATCCAGACCAAGCGCGTGAACCGCGAGTTCGTCGACAAGCACACGGTGTTCCGCGAGGGCAATACCGATATCGGCTACGGCCTGCGGCCCGACCACCCGTTGCAGCAGGCGGCCAAAAATGCCGGCGATGCCGGCGGCTCCAAGCCGATGACGTTCGACGAGTTCGCCAGGTTCGTGTCGCGCTACGACCTGGACTACACCGCCAAGCTGACCGGCGTGCCGAAGAAATCGCTGCAGGACCTGGCCGAGCTGTACGCCGACCCCAAGCTGCGGGTGACGTCGTTCTGGACCATGGGCTTCAACCAGCACACGCGCGGGGTGTGGGCCAACAACATGGTCTACAACATCCACCTGCTGACGGGCAAGATCTCGACGCCGGGCAACAGCCCGTTCTCGCTGACCGGGCAGCCCTCGGCCTGTGGCACGGCGCGCGAAGTGGGCACGTTCTCGCACCGGCTGCCGGCCGACCTGGTGGTGACCAATCCCAAGCACCGCGCCCACGCCGAGGACATCTGGCAGTTGCCGGCCGGCACCATCCCCGAGAAGGTCGGCGCGCACGCGGTGCTGCAGAACCGCATGCTGAAAGACGGCAAGATCAACGCCTACTGGGTGATGGTCAACAACAACATGCAGGCGGCCGCCAACCTGATGAACGAGGGGCTGCCGGGCTACCGCAATCCGGACAACTTCATCGTCGTGTCCGACGCCTACCCCACCGTCACCACCATCTCGGCCGACCTGATCCTGCCGGCCGCCATGTGGGTGGAAAAGGAAGGCGCCTACGGCAACGCCGAGCGCCGCACGCAGTTCTGGCACCAGCTGGTCGACGCGCCGGGCCAGGCGCGTTCCGACCTGTGGCAGCTGATGGAGTTCTCCAAGCGCTTCAAGGTCGAGGAAGTCTGGCCGGCCGACCTCCTGGCCAAGAAGCCCGAATACCGCGACAAGACCCTGTTCGACGTGCTGTTCGCCAACGGCAAGGTCAACCGCTATCCCAACACCGAGCGCGACAAGGACTACGCCAACCAGGAGGCCGAGGCCTTCGGCTTCTATGCGCAGAAGGGCCTGTTCGAGGAATACGCCGAGTTCGGCCGCGGCCACGGCCATGACCTGGCGCCGTTCGACACCTACCACGAGGTGCGCGGGCTGCGCTGGCCGGTGGTCAAGGGCAAGGAAACGCTGTGGCGCTACCGCGAGGGCAGCGATCCGTACGTGAAGCCGGGCGCCGGCTTCGAGTTCTACGGCAACCCGGACGGCCGCGCCATCATCTACGCCCTGCCCTACGAGCCGCCGCCAGAGTCGCCGGACAAGGAATACCCGTTCTGGCTGTCGACCGGGCGGGTGCTGGAGCACTGGCATTCCGGCTCGATGACGCGGCGCGTGCCCGAGCTGTACCGGGCCTTTCCCAACGCGGTCTGTTTCATGCACCCCGACGACGCGCAGGCCATGGGCCTGCGGCGCGGGGTCGAGGTCGAGATCATCTCGCGGCGCGGCAGGATGCGCACCCGGCTGGAGACCCGCGGGCGCGACAAGCCGCCGCGCGGGCTGGTGTTCGTGCCGTGGTTCGACGCCGGCCAGCTGATCAACAAGGTCACGCTGGACGCCACCGACCCGATCTCGTTCCAGACCGACTTCAAGAAGTGCGCGGTCAAGATCGTCAAGGTCTGA
- a CDS encoding nitrate reductase cytochrome c-type subunit codes for MNRRALAFVLCAACSIAAWAAPPLEVQDPMRGPTPIADETDPPLISPIENKDIKRMRTYSMQPPTIPHSIDGYQIDKNFNRCLACHARVNTEETQAPPLSVTHYMDRDSNVLAEVSPRRYFCVQCHVPQAEAKPLVSNTYQDIDVILKRLSAPASGKK; via the coding sequence ATGAACCGACGCGCTCTCGCTTTCGTATTGTGCGCAGCCTGTAGCATCGCGGCCTGGGCCGCGCCACCGCTCGAGGTGCAGGACCCGATGCGCGGCCCCACGCCCATCGCCGACGAGACCGACCCGCCGCTGATCAGTCCGATCGAGAACAAGGACATCAAGCGGATGCGCACCTATTCGATGCAGCCGCCCACCATCCCGCACAGCATCGACGGCTACCAGATCGACAAGAACTTCAACCGCTGCCTGGCCTGCCACGCCCGCGTCAACACCGAGGAGACCCAGGCGCCGCCGCTGAGCGTGACCCACTACATGGACCGCGACAGCAACGTGCTGGCCGAGGTCTCGCCGCGGCGCTACTTCTGCGTGCAGTGCCACGTGCCGCAGGCCGAGGCCAAGCCGCTGGTGTCCAATACCTACCAGGACATCGACGTGATCCTCAAGCGCCTCTCCGCCCCGGCGTCCGGCAAGAAGTAA
- a CDS encoding LysR family transcriptional regulator: MQINLSMRDIDTTLVLGRTLNFRQAAAQLHLSQSALSTQIQRIEDALGVRLFDRTTRTVRLTAAGEVFMQQAAALQVAFRDAIAAVSGIASAEHGQVSVAALPSLAARLLPRVLMAYRQAHPQVALKVRDTLSGPAFDLVRAGDVDFALTAADPQHADLHYQPLMSDSFLLLIPEAHPLARAKGPLRWADTASAAHVSMVHPSSVRQYTEWAFLQNRIRFTPAFEAEHLTTIVAMVECGFGVAALPEIAAGAVAQNGIVQRPLTGPVAERSIGLVTARNRSLPPAAAALVALLRQYLADEAR, from the coding sequence ATGCAGATCAATCTTTCGATGCGCGACATCGACACCACCCTGGTGCTGGGCCGCACCCTCAACTTCCGCCAGGCGGCGGCGCAGCTGCACCTGTCGCAGTCGGCCCTGTCGACGCAAATCCAGCGCATCGAGGACGCCCTGGGCGTGCGGCTGTTCGACCGCACCACCCGCACCGTGCGGCTGACGGCGGCGGGCGAGGTCTTCATGCAGCAGGCCGCCGCCCTGCAGGTGGCGTTTCGCGACGCCATCGCCGCGGTCAGCGGCATCGCCAGCGCCGAGCACGGCCAGGTGTCGGTGGCGGCGCTGCCGTCGCTGGCCGCGCGGCTGCTGCCGCGGGTGCTGATGGCCTACCGCCAGGCGCACCCGCAGGTGGCGCTGAAGGTGCGCGACACGCTGTCGGGTCCGGCCTTCGACCTGGTGCGCGCCGGCGACGTGGACTTCGCCCTGACCGCCGCCGACCCGCAGCACGCCGACCTGCATTACCAGCCCTTGATGTCCGACAGCTTCCTGCTGCTGATTCCCGAGGCGCACCCGCTGGCGCGCGCCAAGGGGCCGCTGCGCTGGGCCGACACGGCCAGCGCGGCGCACGTGTCGATGGTGCACCCGAGCAGCGTGCGCCAGTACACCGAATGGGCTTTCCTGCAGAACCGCATCCGCTTCACGCCGGCCTTCGAGGCCGAACACCTGACCACCATCGTGGCGATGGTGGAGTGCGGTTTCGGGGTGGCGGCGCTGCCCGAGATCGCGGCGGGCGCGGTGGCGCAGAACGGCATCGTGCAGCGGCCGCTGACCGGCCCGGTGGCCGAGCGTTCGATCGGGCTGGTGACGGCGCGCAACCGCAGCCTGCCGCCGGCGGCCGCGGCGCTGGTGGCGCTGCTGCGGCAGTACCTGGCGGACGAGGCGCGTTGA
- the ccmA gene encoding heme ABC exporter ATP-binding protein CcmA, with protein MRPVEPPFAALAGAAADSAGTDSDTATADAGLRAVGLVGRRGAAAPIDLALAPGQLLRVRGANGSGKTSLLRMLAGLLRPLAGGVQWRGRDIRRDPASYHARMAFLSHGNGLCGELSAADNLRYALAIAGAPAIDTGPALRAWRLEACAEQPAARLSQGQGRRLALAATVLAGKPLWLLDEPDAGLDAASLDLLDQALAAHLAGGGLAVVASHRPPGLAFADMQTLDMDDYADAGNAVAVGAP; from the coding sequence ATGCGGCCCGTTGAGCCGCCCTTCGCCGCCCTGGCCGGCGCCGCGGCGGACAGCGCCGGGACGGACAGCGACACCGCCACGGCGGACGCCGGCCTGCGCGCGGTCGGCCTGGTCGGCCGGCGCGGCGCGGCGGCCCCGATCGACCTGGCGCTGGCCCCGGGCCAGCTGCTGCGGGTGCGCGGCGCCAACGGCAGCGGCAAGACCAGCCTGCTGCGCATGCTGGCCGGCCTGCTGCGGCCGCTGGCCGGCGGCGTGCAATGGCGCGGCCGCGACATCCGCCGCGACCCGGCCTCCTATCACGCGCGGATGGCTTTCCTGTCGCACGGCAACGGCCTGTGCGGCGAGCTGAGCGCGGCCGACAACCTGCGCTATGCGCTGGCGATAGCCGGCGCGCCCGCCATCGACACCGGGCCGGCCCTGCGCGCCTGGCGTCTGGAAGCCTGCGCCGAGCAGCCGGCGGCGCGGCTGTCGCAGGGCCAGGGCCGGCGGCTGGCGCTGGCGGCCACGGTGCTGGCGGGCAAGCCGCTGTGGCTGCTGGATGAACCCGACGCGGGGCTGGACGCCGCCAGCCTCGACCTGCTGGACCAGGCGCTGGCCGCGCACCTGGCCGGCGGCGGCCTGGCCGTGGTGGCCTCGCACCGCCCACCCGGCCTGGCCTTCGCCGATATGCAAACCCTGGACATGGATGACTACGCCGATGCTGGCAACGCTGTGGCAGTTGGCGCGCCGTGA
- a CDS encoding chaperone NapD: MSAPPSLPAAAPVSPELHIASLVVHATPRRLDEVRRAVLAIAGAEIHGASETGKLVVTLEAPSTDDMMARISQIQRLDGVLASALVYQHADTLAAMNEEIDDGNGP; this comes from the coding sequence ATGTCCGCGCCTCCTTCCCTGCCGGCCGCTGCGCCGGTTTCCCCTGAATTGCATATCGCCAGCCTGGTCGTGCATGCCACGCCGCGTCGGCTGGACGAGGTGCGCCGTGCGGTGCTCGCGATCGCGGGCGCCGAGATCCATGGCGCGTCCGAGACGGGCAAGCTGGTGGTGACGCTGGAAGCCCCCTCCACTGACGACATGATGGCGCGGATCTCGCAGATCCAGCGACTGGATGGCGTGCTGGCATCGGCGCTGGTGTACCAGCACGCCGACACGCTGGCCGCGATGAACGAGGAGATCGACGATGGCAATGGCCCGTAG
- the ccmC gene encoding heme ABC transporter permease CcmC: MHSPPHLTLLPTPPARPGWLRYAAPQRFYPLAGRLIPWLALAAALFAAAGLYVGLVKAPVDSQQGEVYRILFIHVAAAWMSMFLYLVMALYAALGLILQTRLSFMMMRALAPTGALFTFLTLWTGALWGKPTWGAWWVWDARLTSELILLFLYLGFMALQAASDDPRRGDRGGAILLLAGVVNVPIIYFSVRWWSTLHQGASINLTTAPSMARVMLAAMLLMVAAFWLYSAAASLARVRGIIAEREPASTEPPRERR, translated from the coding sequence ATGCATTCGCCTCCGCATCTGACCCTGCTGCCAACCCCGCCCGCGCGCCCCGGCTGGCTGCGCTACGCCGCGCCGCAGCGCTTCTATCCGCTGGCCGGCCGGCTGATCCCGTGGCTGGCGCTGGCCGCGGCGCTGTTCGCCGCCGCCGGCCTCTACGTGGGCCTGGTCAAGGCCCCGGTCGACAGCCAGCAGGGCGAGGTCTACCGCATCCTCTTCATCCACGTGGCGGCGGCCTGGATGTCGATGTTCCTGTACCTGGTGATGGCGCTGTACGCCGCGCTCGGCCTGATATTGCAGACGCGGCTGTCGTTCATGATGATGCGGGCGCTGGCGCCCACCGGCGCGCTGTTCACCTTCCTGACCCTGTGGACCGGCGCGCTGTGGGGCAAGCCGACCTGGGGCGCCTGGTGGGTGTGGGACGCGCGCCTGACCTCGGAACTGATCCTGCTGTTCCTGTACCTGGGCTTCATGGCGCTGCAGGCGGCCAGCGACGATCCGCGCCGCGGCGACCGCGGCGGCGCCATCCTGCTGCTGGCCGGCGTGGTCAATGTGCCCATCATCTATTTCTCGGTGCGCTGGTGGAGCACGCTGCACCAGGGCGCCTCGATCAACCTGACCACCGCGCCCAGCATGGCGCGCGTCATGCTGGCGGCCATGCTGCTGATGGTGGCGGCATTCTGGCTGTACAGCGCGGCCGCGTCGCTGGCGCGGGTGCGCGGCATCATCGCCGAACGCGAACCGGCCTCGACCGAACCGCCCCGGGAGCGCCGATGA
- the ccmB gene encoding heme exporter protein CcmB, which yields MLATLWQLARRELRLAWRRPAETLGATLFFVVAGSLFPLAIGPDPALLAAIGPGVLWVCALLGILLTLQRPFAQDYDNGALEQLLVSPHPLPVLVATKLAAHWFSSCLPLILASPVLALQFGLTPGAIGVLALSLLLGTPTLALVGGLGAALTLGLRGGALLPLLVLPLYVPVLIFGSGAVAAVHAGLGAGPQLSLLGAGLCLALLLCPWSASAALRVALD from the coding sequence ATGCTGGCAACGCTGTGGCAGTTGGCGCGCCGTGAACTGCGGCTGGCCTGGCGGCGGCCGGCGGAAACGCTGGGCGCGACGCTGTTCTTCGTGGTGGCGGGCTCGCTGTTCCCGCTGGCCATCGGCCCCGACCCGGCGCTGCTGGCCGCCATCGGCCCCGGCGTGCTGTGGGTCTGCGCCCTGCTCGGCATCCTGCTGACGCTGCAACGCCCTTTCGCCCAGGACTACGACAACGGCGCGCTGGAACAGCTGCTGGTGTCGCCGCATCCCCTGCCCGTGCTGGTGGCCACCAAGCTGGCCGCGCACTGGTTCAGCAGCTGCCTGCCGCTGATCCTGGCCAGCCCGGTGCTGGCGCTGCAGTTCGGCCTGACGCCGGGCGCCATCGGCGTGCTGGCGCTGTCGCTGCTGTTGGGCACGCCAACGCTGGCGCTGGTCGGCGGGCTGGGCGCGGCGCTGACGCTGGGCCTGCGCGGCGGCGCGCTGTTGCCGCTGCTGGTGCTGCCGCTGTACGTGCCGGTGCTGATCTTCGGCAGCGGCGCGGTGGCCGCGGTGCATGCCGGCCTGGGCGCCGGCCCGCAATTGTCGTTGCTGGGCGCCGGCCTGTGCCTGGCGTTGCTGCTGTGCCCGTGGAGCGCCTCGGCCGCGCTGCGCGTGGCGTTGGACTGA
- the napE gene encoding periplasmic nitrate reductase, NapE protein, with protein sequence MSNESDGYTKPQELRSFLFLTAVMAPVLTVIIVAGYGFIVWFYQLFAGPPGS encoded by the coding sequence GTGTCAAACGAGTCTGATGGCTACACGAAGCCGCAGGAGCTGCGCAGTTTTCTGTTCCTGACGGCGGTCATGGCCCCCGTTCTTACGGTGATCATCGTCGCGGGCTACGGTTTCATTGTCTGGTTCTATCAGTTGTTTGCCGGTCCTCCGGGCAGCTGA
- the ccmE gene encoding cytochrome c maturation protein CcmE, with translation MSPRRRRVLALLGGLGLLAAAVALVLNALQSNLVFFFTPTQVAAREAPTHGSFRVGGLVQEGSVQRDGLKLRFIVTDTAHAVPVTYQGLLPDLFREGKGVVAAGKLDADGVFQASEVLAKHDENYMPPEAADALKRAAAGATANAARADAR, from the coding sequence ATGAGTCCGCGCCGGCGCCGCGTGCTGGCGCTGCTGGGCGGCCTGGGCCTGCTGGCCGCGGCCGTCGCGCTGGTGCTCAATGCGCTGCAATCGAACCTGGTGTTCTTCTTCACGCCGACCCAGGTGGCGGCGCGCGAGGCGCCGACCCATGGCAGCTTTCGCGTCGGCGGCCTGGTGCAGGAAGGCTCGGTGCAGCGCGACGGGCTGAAGCTGCGCTTCATCGTCACCGACACCGCGCACGCGGTGCCCGTGACCTACCAGGGCCTGCTGCCCGACCTGTTCCGCGAGGGCAAGGGCGTGGTGGCCGCCGGCAAGCTCGACGCCGACGGCGTGTTCCAGGCCTCCGAAGTGCTGGCCAAGCACGACGAGAACTACATGCCGCCCGAAGCCGCCGACGCGCTCAAGCGGGCCGCGGCCGGCGCCACCGCCAACGCGGCGCGGGCGGACGCGCGATGA
- the ccmD gene encoding heme exporter protein CcmD, producing the protein MSWDALFSLQGHGPYLLGAYGVTLALIAWEAGTLWRRARARRRAARLHAGGGR; encoded by the coding sequence ATGAGCTGGGACGCGCTGTTCTCGCTGCAGGGCCACGGCCCCTACCTGCTGGGCGCCTATGGCGTGACGCTGGCGCTGATCGCCTGGGAAGCCGGCACGCTGTGGCGGCGGGCGCGGGCGCGCCGCCGCGCCGCCCGCCTGCACGCCGGAGGCGGCCGATGA
- a CDS encoding 3-hydroxyacyl-CoA dehydrogenase family protein: MQTDAKALPNPGAAHAVVVGGGTMGADVAVVLTRAACRTTVIEPDAARAAALPARVADNLKTIGREAQVAQLATAASLDQVDWASVDLVIECVPERLDIKQALFAELVRHARPDAVLASNSSSFPISAIGQGLATRERMLGLHFFMPAHLVPLVEVVMAETSDEARADALIAFMRRCGSVPVKVRQDLPGFLANRLQHALSREAFNLIDRGIASPEDVDAAVRFGFGFRFLAAGPVMQRDHAGIDVHAAAGATMYPTFCNDDHPARCLTERAADGRYGMKAGEGFYAWTPETIAAERARYDRLLRAGLDLIAPELPEIQP, from the coding sequence ATGCAGACGGACGCGAAGGCCCTGCCCAATCCGGGCGCGGCGCATGCGGTGGTGGTGGGCGGCGGCACCATGGGCGCCGACGTGGCGGTGGTGCTGACGCGCGCCGCCTGCCGCACGACGGTGATCGAGCCGGACGCGGCGCGCGCGGCCGCGCTGCCGGCGCGCGTGGCCGACAATCTCAAGACCATCGGCCGCGAGGCCCAGGTGGCGCAGCTGGCCACGGCGGCCAGCCTGGACCAGGTGGACTGGGCCAGCGTCGACCTGGTGATCGAATGCGTGCCGGAACGGCTCGACATCAAGCAGGCGCTGTTCGCCGAGCTGGTGCGCCACGCGCGGCCCGACGCCGTCCTGGCGAGCAACAGTTCCAGTTTCCCGATCAGCGCCATCGGCCAGGGGCTGGCCACGCGCGAACGCATGCTGGGCCTGCACTTCTTCATGCCGGCGCACCTGGTGCCGCTGGTCGAGGTGGTGATGGCCGAGACCAGCGACGAAGCCCGCGCCGATGCGCTGATCGCCTTCATGCGCCGCTGCGGCAGCGTGCCGGTGAAGGTGCGCCAGGACCTGCCGGGCTTTCTGGCCAACCGCCTGCAGCACGCGCTGTCGCGCGAGGCGTTCAACCTGATCGACCGCGGCATCGCCTCGCCCGAGGACGTGGACGCGGCGGTGCGCTTCGGTTTCGGCTTCCGCTTCCTGGCGGCCGGGCCGGTGATGCAGCGCGACCACGCGGGCATCGACGTGCACGCGGCGGCGGGCGCGACCATGTACCCGACGTTCTGCAATGACGACCACCCGGCGCGCTGCCTGACCGAGCGCGCCGCCGACGGCCGCTACGGCATGAAGGCGGGCGAAGGCTTCTACGCCTGGACGCCGGAGACCATCGCCGCCGAGCGCGCGCGCTATGACCGGCTGCTGCGCGCGGGCCTGGACCTGATCGCGCCGGAATTGCCGGAGATCCAGCCGTGA
- a CDS encoding cytochrome c3 family protein → MVKLIKRYWNIIRRPSVHFSLGFLTVGGFIGGILFWGAFNTAMEFTNTEKFCTGCHEMRDNVYAELKGTIHFTNRSGVRALCSDCHVPHNWTDKIARKMQASKEVWGKIFGTIDTREKFVDKRLELARHEWARFKANDSLECRNCHNYDYMDFTRQSVRAQNMHSTYLADKSKTCIDCHKGIAHKLPNIPPGELSSVPGLNGPDGPHAAR, encoded by the coding sequence ATGGTCAAACTCATCAAGCGCTACTGGAACATCATCCGCCGGCCCAGCGTGCACTTCAGCCTGGGCTTCCTGACGGTGGGCGGCTTCATCGGCGGCATCCTGTTCTGGGGCGCCTTCAACACCGCCATGGAGTTCACCAACACCGAGAAATTCTGCACCGGCTGCCACGAGATGCGCGACAACGTCTACGCCGAGCTCAAGGGCACCATCCACTTCACCAACCGTTCCGGCGTGCGCGCGCTGTGTTCCGACTGCCACGTGCCGCACAACTGGACCGACAAGATCGCCCGCAAGATGCAGGCGTCCAAGGAGGTCTGGGGCAAGATCTTCGGCACCATCGACACGCGCGAGAAATTCGTCGACAAGCGGCTGGAACTGGCCAGGCACGAGTGGGCCCGCTTCAAGGCCAACGATTCGCTGGAATGCCGCAACTGCCACAACTACGACTACATGGACTTCACGCGCCAGAGCGTGCGCGCGCAGAACATGCATTCGACCTACCTGGCCGACAAGAGCAAGACCTGCATCGACTGCCACAAGGGCATCGCCCACAAGCTGCCCAACATCCCGCCCGGCGAACTGTCGTCGGTGCCCGGCCTGAACGGCCCGGACGGCCCGCATGCGGCCCGTTGA
- a CDS encoding 3-keto-5-aminohexanoate cleavage protein, with translation MSAVNIPRPALAESPVIVTVAPNGAYKKAADHPAVPLTAEALALEARACLDAGAAMMHMHVRKPDGSHLLDAQAYRDALAAVRRAVGDELLVQVTSEAAGVYQAAEQMALVRELEPEAVSIGLREIAVPEIAEAELAAFLAWVAERRIMTQIILYDEGDVRRWLSLRARGLVPPGAWSVLFVLGRYSVGQTSSAYDLLPFLAAYDHSLPWAVCAFGAQENACVTTAAAFGGHMRVGFENNLKLRDGAVASGNGELVRQAVEGAIALGRPLADAAQARRIYGAVA, from the coding sequence GTGAGCGCCGTGAACATTCCCCGTCCGGCCCTGGCCGAGTCGCCCGTCATCGTGACGGTGGCGCCCAACGGCGCCTACAAGAAGGCCGCCGACCATCCGGCGGTGCCGCTGACGGCCGAGGCCCTGGCGCTGGAGGCCCGCGCCTGCCTGGACGCGGGCGCGGCGATGATGCACATGCACGTGCGCAAGCCGGACGGCAGCCATCTGCTGGACGCGCAGGCGTACCGCGACGCGCTGGCGGCGGTGCGGCGCGCGGTGGGCGACGAGCTGCTGGTGCAGGTGACGAGCGAAGCGGCGGGCGTGTACCAGGCGGCCGAGCAGATGGCGCTGGTGCGCGAGCTGGAACCGGAGGCGGTGTCGATCGGCCTGCGCGAGATCGCGGTGCCGGAGATCGCGGAGGCCGAGCTGGCGGCGTTCCTGGCCTGGGTGGCCGAGCGGCGCATCATGACGCAGATCATCCTGTACGACGAGGGCGACGTGCGGCGCTGGCTGTCGCTGCGGGCGCGGGGGCTGGTGCCGCCGGGCGCATGGTCGGTGCTGTTCGTGCTGGGGCGCTATAGCGTGGGGCAGACGTCGTCGGCCTATGACCTGCTGCCGTTCCTGGCGGCGTATGACCACTCGCTGCCCTGGGCGGTGTGCGCGTTCGGGGCGCAGGAGAATGCCTGCGTGACGACGGCGGCGGCGTTCGGGGGGCATATGCGGGTGGGGTTCGAGAATAATTTGAAGCTGCGGGATGGGGCGGTGGCTTCGGGGAATGGGGAGTTGGTGCGGCAGGCGGTGGAAGGGGCGATTGCTTTGGGGCGGCCGCTGGCGGATGCTGCGCAGGCGCGGCGGATCTATGGGGCGGTTGCCTAA